One Candidatus Binatia bacterium DNA window includes the following coding sequences:
- the lolD gene encoding lipoprotein-releasing system ATP-binding protein LolD → MSETLLEAIGLEKRYGESVEVLRGLDLRVREGEKLAVVGASGVGKSTLLHILGGLDRPTRGRVLFRGRDVFSGSERELAAFRNSQIGFVFQFHHLLADFTALENVMMPALIGRRPWGEARKRALDVLRRVGLEARLGHKPGELSGGEQQRVAVARAVVLSPPLVLADEPTGNLDPATGEHIAELLVEWNVRYGVTLVVVTHNERLARKMDRVLRLESGRLH, encoded by the coding sequence ATGAGTGAGACTCTGCTCGAAGCGATCGGGCTCGAGAAGCGTTACGGCGAGAGCGTGGAGGTCTTGCGAGGGCTCGACCTGCGGGTGCGGGAGGGCGAAAAGCTCGCCGTCGTGGGAGCCTCCGGGGTGGGGAAGAGCACGCTGCTCCACATCCTCGGCGGCCTGGACCGCCCCACCCGCGGGCGGGTTCTCTTCCGGGGTCGCGACGTCTTTTCCGGGAGCGAGCGGGAGCTCGCCGCCTTCCGCAACAGCCAGATCGGCTTCGTCTTCCAGTTCCACCACCTCCTGGCCGACTTCACGGCGCTCGAGAACGTCATGATGCCGGCGCTCATCGGGCGCAGGCCGTGGGGGGAGGCTCGCAAGAGGGCCCTCGACGTGCTCCGCCGGGTGGGGCTCGAAGCGCGGCTCGGGCACAAGCCGGGCGAGCTTTCGGGGGGCGAGCAGCAGCGCGTGGCGGTGGCCCGGGCCGTCGTGCTTTCGCCTCCGCTCGTGCTCGCGGACGAGCCCACGGGGAACCTCGACCCCGCGACCGGCGAGCACATCGCGGAGCTTCTTGTGGAGTGGAACGTGCGGTACGGCGTGACGCTCGTCGTCGTGACACACAACGAACGACTGGCCCGGAAAATGGACCGGGTGCTCCGGCTCGAATCGGGCCGCCTCCACTGA